From a region of the Roseivirga sp. 4D4 genome:
- the gldC gene encoding gliding motility protein GldC translates to MKESEIKLRVELDQENIPEKIYWNATDKDGDQEEETKSFSLSIWDHNNKSTLRIDLWNKEMPLDEMKRFYVDCLGGLAQSVLNSTGDEFMSTAMNRLCEKLVKHLEEENRNIQQQ, encoded by the coding sequence ATGAAAGAATCAGAAATTAAACTCAGGGTCGAACTAGACCAAGAAAATATTCCCGAAAAGATCTATTGGAATGCCACCGATAAAGATGGCGATCAAGAGGAAGAAACGAAGTCCTTCAGTCTTTCCATTTGGGATCATAATAATAAAAGCACATTGCGAATAGACCTTTGGAACAAGGAAATGCCCTTAGACGAGATGAAGCGTTTCTATGTAGACTGCCTTGGTGGTTTAGCCCAAAGCGTGCTCAATTCGACTGGTGATGAGTTCATGTCAACGGCAATGAACAGACTTTGCGAAAAATTGGTGAAGCACTTAGAAGAGGAGAATCGCAATATTCAACAACAATAA
- a CDS encoding 3-oxoacid CoA-transferase subunit B: MALDKIGIAKRIAQEVQDGTYINLGIGIPTLVANFIPDHINVVLQSENGLLGIGPFPEEEAVDADLINAGKQTVTTLQGSSLFSSAESFEMIRGGHVDLTILGAMEVSENGDIANWKIPGKMVKGMGGAMDLVASADNIIVAMQHTSRSGASKLLKECSLPITGIKCVKKVVTDMAVMDVLPEGGFKLLERAPGVSVEQIEAATEGTLVIEGEIPEMQF, encoded by the coding sequence ATGGCTCTTGATAAAATAGGTATTGCGAAGCGAATCGCTCAAGAAGTTCAGGATGGTACGTACATCAATTTGGGGATCGGCATTCCCACTCTGGTCGCTAACTTTATTCCTGATCACATTAATGTTGTACTCCAATCGGAAAATGGATTATTAGGCATTGGCCCCTTTCCTGAAGAAGAAGCAGTTGATGCTGACTTAATTAATGCAGGTAAGCAAACAGTTACCACACTCCAAGGCTCCTCGCTATTCAGTTCAGCCGAAAGTTTTGAAATGATCCGGGGTGGGCACGTGGACCTTACTATTCTAGGCGCTATGGAAGTTTCAGAAAATGGGGATATTGCTAATTGGAAAATCCCAGGTAAGATGGTCAAAGGCATGGGGGGAGCAATGGACTTGGTGGCCTCAGCTGACAATATCATTGTGGCTATGCAACATACCAGTAGAAGTGGTGCCTCAAAACTACTTAAGGAATGCAGTCTGCCCATTACAGGAATTAAATGTGTTAAGAAAGTCGTGACAGACATGGCTGTTATGGATGTACTGCCAGAAGGTGGTTTCAAATTGCTGGAACGAGCCCCAGGTGTATCTGTCGAGCAAATTGAGGCGGCTACTGAAGGCACACTTGTTATTGAGGGAGAAATTCCTGAAATGCAGTTTTAA
- a CDS encoding CoA transferase subunit A, translating to MINKEVGNADEAIHDIADNSTLMLGGFGLCGIPENCIAALVRKGTKGLTCISNNAGVDDFGIGLMLKTRQVKKMISSYVGENAEFERQLLSGELEVDLIPQGTLAERVRAGGAGIPAFFTPAGYGTEVAEGKEVREFNGKMHLLESWLKADFALVKAWKGDKSGNLVFKGTARNFNPMMAMAGKITIAEVEELVEIGELDPNQIHTPGIYVQRIFEGKNYEKRIEQRTTRIKE from the coding sequence ATGATTAACAAAGAAGTAGGCAATGCCGATGAAGCCATTCACGATATTGCCGACAATTCTACCCTTATGCTAGGAGGCTTTGGGCTTTGTGGAATTCCTGAAAACTGTATTGCAGCACTGGTCAGAAAAGGCACCAAAGGTCTGACCTGTATTTCTAACAATGCAGGGGTAGATGATTTTGGTATCGGTCTAATGCTGAAGACAAGGCAGGTAAAAAAGATGATCTCGTCCTATGTAGGTGAAAATGCGGAATTCGAACGTCAGTTGCTATCAGGGGAGCTCGAGGTAGATTTGATTCCTCAAGGTACCCTTGCCGAAAGAGTTAGAGCAGGTGGTGCAGGGATCCCTGCTTTCTTTACCCCTGCAGGCTACGGCACTGAGGTTGCCGAGGGTAAAGAAGTGCGTGAATTCAACGGCAAGATGCACCTCTTGGAAAGTTGGCTCAAAGCAGACTTTGCTTTAGTGAAGGCATGGAAAGGAGATAAATCTGGAAATCTTGTATTTAAGGGGACGGCCAGAAATTTTAACCCCATGATGGCAATGGCCGGAAAGATCACGATAGCCGAAGTTGAAGAGTTAGTTGAAATCGGTGAATTGGACCCGAACCAAATTCACACGCCTGGAATTTACGTTCAGCGAATTTTTGAAGGCAAGAACTACGAAAAAAGAATCGAACAGCGAACCACTAGAATTAAGGAATAA